From the Achromobacter xylosoxidans A8 genome, the window GTCTGCGTCTGCCCACGCGGCAGGAATGGCCGCTGGTGGCAGGCGTGGCGCTGTTGCAGATGGGCGCGTTCACCGCGCTGGCGCTGTGGGCCCTGCAATACGTGGCGCCGGGACGCGCGTCGGTCATCGCCTATGCCACTTCCATCTGGGTCATTCCGCTGTCCTCGCTGATCCTGAAGGAACGCCTGTCGCTGGCCCAATGGCTGGCGACGGCGCTCAGCTATGCCGGCATCGTCGTCATCGTCGCGCCCGCGTTCAGTCCCTGGCAGGCGCACACGGTGATCGGGCTGGCGATGCTGCTGGGCGCCTCCTTCGCCTGGGCCTGCAACATCATCCAACTGCGTGGCAACCGGCATATCCGCCTGGGCGCGGACATGATTCCTTGGCAGACCGCCATCGCGGCGCTGCCGCTGGCCGCGCTGGCGTGGCTGCGCGATGGCGCGCCTGTCTTTCTGGCCGAGCCGCAAGCATGGCCCGTGATCCTGTACACCGGCCCGCTGGCCACCGCGCTGACCTTCATCGTGGTGCTGGGCATGACGCAGAAGATGCCGCCGGTGGCGACGTCGATCG encodes:
- a CDS encoding DMT family transporter, producing the protein MSQQSTWGRFLPLVGAVAIWGGNWPVMKLGLTHMSPLWLAASRFGSAALISALVLGMLGRLRLPTRQEWPLVAGVALLQMGAFTALALWALQYVAPGRASVIAYATSIWVIPLSSLILKERLSLAQWLATALSYAGIVVIVAPAFSPWQAHTVIGLAMLLGASFAWACNIIQLRGNRHIRLGADMIPWQTAIAALPLAALAWLRDGAPVFLAEPQAWPVILYTGPLATALTFIVVLGMTQKMPPVATSIAMLCVPVIGLIVSSLVFQERISADLALGLALIGASVAASAAATRLKRPLALRPS